Genomic DNA from Longimicrobiaceae bacterium:
GCTCGTGGCTGACCGCGGTGAAGAAGCGGCTCTTGGCGCGGTTCGCCTCCTCCGCCTCCGCGGCCAGGCGCGCCAGGTCCATCTCGCGCCGCACCCGCTCGCTCACGTCCTCGAAGAGGATGGACACGCCGCCCAGCGGGAGCGGGTACGTCCACACGTCGAAGACGCGGTCCCGGAAGACGCGCCCCTCCGGCTTCACGGCGCTCAGGTGGCGCGGCTCCCCGTCCGCCATGGTGGCCCGGAGGGCCTCCACGATCTCCGGCGGACGGGCCGGGAGGAGCGCGTGCAGGTCCGCCCCGAGCGCGCGGTCGCGGAGGAGGTGGAGGAGCTGCTCGGCGGCGCGGTTGATGTAGACGATCCGCCAGGCGGAGTCCACCGCGATGAAGCCGTCGCGGATCGCCTCCAGGAGGCGGGCATACTGCTCCCGCACCCCCCGCTCCGAGGTGGCGTCGCGGAAGTGCACCAGCACCCCGTCCCCCTCCACCGGCGCGGCGCGCACCGCCAGGTGCCGGGGGAGCCCGCGGGCGCCGTACGTTTCCGTGTACTCCAGGGGCACGCGCTCCTCCAGGACGCGCGCGACGCACGCCCATGCGTCGGCACCGTCCGGGCGGGGGAGCACCTCGCGGAACGGCCGGCCGAGCGCATCCTCCCGGGAGATCCCCAGGATGCGCTCGGCGGCGGCGTTCCAGTAGGTGATGCGCCCCGCGGCGTCGATGGTGTAGACCCCGTCCTGGATCGCTTCCAGGACCGGGCTGGAGGAAAGCATCGCGAACACGTTCCTGTTCCCGGTCGGTATACGTTGCACGCCCCGGCCACCCCGCCGCCCCGCCGCCGTACCTTGGTACTACGTCTGTTTCAGCCGCCGCGTTCCGTGCCCCGCCGGCTGAACTCCGTCCCCGGGCTCCACTCCGGGAGCCGGTCGGCGGAGGCCACGGCCAGTGCGGTGCGGAGGAGCACCCGGCCCTGCTGCACCGCGCC
This window encodes:
- a CDS encoding PAS domain-containing protein, with product MLSSSPVLEAIQDGVYTIDAAGRITYWNAAAERILGISREDALGRPFREVLPRPDGADAWACVARVLEERVPLEYTETYGARGLPRHLAVRAAPVEGDGVLVHFRDATSERGVREQYARLLEAIRDGFIAVDSAWRIVYINRAAEQLLHLLRDRALGADLHALLPARPPEIVEALRATMADGEPRHLSAVKPEGRVFRDRVFDVWTYPLPLGGVSILFEDVSERVRREMDLARLAAEAEEANRAKSRFFTAVSHELRTPLNAIVGYTHLLSTETYGSVPAGAQRAAERAGVCAEHLARLVDDVLLMTTAEVGRLPVSPAPVELEPFLRGTLEPLRQQAEAKRLRFQVEVGDGAATLQTDPDRLRQLLLALVGNAVKFTPQGEVRIETRAVPEAPDVVEVWVGDTGPGISPEDRGRIFEAFEQLGDPSRTDSMRRGTGFGLTIARKLATLLRGSLRVDGRDGGGSVFILRLPRAFAPTSAGEGPAA